The genomic DNA TATTTCTCCAGCAacaactgcccccacccccagaatctgagtcccctcccagccctgccactacTCAGCCTGGGACTTGGCCTGAgcacctcttttcttttctttctttctctctctctttctttctttcttccttccttttttttttttagagagaaagagcacatcgcttctcggccttttggctaagatcaagtgtagtatctgctCTTAtcagtttagagagagagagcacacacgctcGCAAGtggggggggcacagagggagagggagagaatcttaagcagactccgccctCAGTGCCGAGTCTATcttggggctcgagctcacaaccccgagatcatgacctgagcctagatcaagagtcggatgcttaactgtctaagccacccagatgcccctcttttattttctaagcctcagtttcagTGTCTGTCAGCTGGGGATTCGAGTATCTGTTCTGTCCACCTGCCAGGTCTGTCCACCTTCAGCAGATCAGGGAGATACTCACCAAGGAAGTGACAAGTTAGAGCGTGGCCTGCCCACAGGCTCCCGTTCTCAGGTGGGGCCCAGGTGGGGTGCTTTCCTCCATTGCTAAGGAAAGGTCCCAGGTCAAAAGAACTTCTGGGAAAGCAGGACTGAGAGCCAAGATACTGAATCCAGCTGTTCCAGGAACCCTGCCCTGCCCAGTCCCAGGCAGACACCTAGGGCCCAACCCTGTCAGCTGGGGTCAGAGGTAGAGTCCAGAAATTGAGCAGCTGCTGGGAATAGACCCAGTTAGACTAATGTTCAGGAAGGGGCCCAGATAGCTTGCAGTGGCTGAGTAGGTGTGTCTACAAGGTAGTCTGCTCATGGAGTTttccttggtttttctctcttgGTGGATTTGGGGTTTCACCGCAGTCCCATATGCCTTTGACAGCTCGCTCACATTTCAACCCATGACACATCTCACCTACCTCTGGGAGACTGGTGGGAAGTAAGTGTATTTGGCCCTCTCTAGGTACAACATTAGCAGAAGTGCCAATGTCTGTCCTCCCAGCCCACAACCACtttttgcagagagagagaatgaagaaatcGAGGTCACTGGGTTTTATTTTACTCCAGAAGGGAAggcctacccccaccccacccccgacaccCCCGACTAGAGCTCTGTCCTTGTGACAGTCGCCTCTTCCGAGCAGGCCCCTTGGGGTCCTCCACACAGCAATGCCTCCAGAGCCCCTCGGCCTTGTTGGTGGGCTTCGTAGATCTGGTCTTCTCCAAACTCCCCCAGGTAGTGCAAACATGTCGTGGAGAGCCTAGGGGAGCCCAACAGGAGCCTCAgaccctgcctgcccctcagggGGCTGATCACGGCTCCAAGGGTCTCCATCCTACTCCCACACCCCTGTCATCACCTGGTGGGCCAGGGGCCCCCTGTGATCATCACGCTGATGCTTGGCTCTGGCCCCTTGCTGAGTCCTGGGCCTGTGAGACGTTTCACCTGGTTCACTTCTCGGACCCCATAGCTGGAAACagtaggaaggagagggagacagcattAGTGGGAGCCCTGCCAGCAAGGGATACATCCCCACATGAAGCCAGGCACACAGGGCATTTGCTGAATTCagaatgcagattctgatccTCCCTGTTGGAAAACTGAGAACCAGAGAGGGAAAGCCCctgtcccaaggtcacacagcaaccTTGTCCCCTGGCCATGTATCATTCTACTTGCCCCCAGCTCCAGACCTCAGATTTCATCCCAGCCAGCCCCCTCCCTTGGACCAAAGCCCTAGTGGATTGTGTGTCTGGTGTGAGTGGGAGAGTGGGAACCTCTACCCATCAGCCCTACCCCTAGAGGAGGGTCCTAGGGGCCAGATTCTTGACTCACCCCTGCCAGGTCTGGGTGCAGCTCTGGTCCAGGACGTCTGTGTATACCGACTCGCTCAGCTCCCGCCGCTGTCCCCCTGAGCCTGGGGTGTGAAGCTTGGCCTCTGCCTTTGCCAAATGTTGCCACATCTAGAACAAGGAGGGGCTGAGAGCCAAGGCTTCGGGACTGCTCAATGGCGGCGGAGGGTCAGACAGAAGACTGGGTCTCCGGGAGAGAGTGAGGTGCCAAGGGAGACTTTTGGGCCCTCCCCCAGGTTCTGAAAGTTGGGACTGGGTCTGCTGACGTAGGATCCAcctccctggggtggggtgggtgggtaggaAATGCTGAGGTGTGAAGGTAGGCCTGAGCACTGGAGCTCCTTCCCCAGGGCACACCTGCCCATCAGCCATGCTATTTTAAACCATaagaacaaggaaaggaaaaaaaccaaaaaaaccaaaacagagcCCAGTCTTCAGTGACACGTGTACTCATAGgcttccctccccccacagagGTACTCAGGCACGCTTGACAGGTTTCTGTGTGAACTCGAGACCACACAGACTCATATATTCATGCCCTCAacccatgtgcacacacgtaCATATACACCAGGGCTTGCCAGCCGGAGAAGGAGTCCAGGCCGGAGAATAAGCCTGGAAAGGGAGGAGTCAGAGAGGACAAGCGGGTGACTCCCTGGGGTCTCAAGATACTGTGGGGTGTCCCAGATTATTTGCTCTCTGTTGGGCTGagagatgggtaaactgaggcatgaTGGTTTGGGTAAGGTGCAGATGGCAATGTCATGGAAAGCTGAGTCTAGCTCAgggcccaggggtgggggctTGGAAATCAAAGGCCAGTGGTAGAATCTGAGGCTGATGGAGGGGCCTGGCTTCAGGAGGGACGTGGACAGGGGCAGGGGAACTGCAGGGGGGGTACTCACCTGGTAGACCACTGCCCTGCAGGAGTCACACCGCAGGTGAGCAGGCATATGAGCTGAGTACTTCTCCTCGTCGTCCAGCTGTGGGGCTGTGGCTGTGAGTGGGGCCCTGTCCCTGAAGCCCCCTGCGATGGCCCAGGCTCCCAGCAGCAGTAGCAGGCGCAGTGACAGCCTCATGGTCAGTGGCTCTGGCTCAGTGAGCCTGGGCTGTGGTTTGGGCGCAGGTGTGCGTGTGCCTGCGTGCTGTGGGGGCCACCCCGGAAAGCCTGACCCAGACCAATGGGGAACCAACAGCTcacccctcccactctctcccttcccccagagaCGCCACGTGTGCACCTCCTCTACTGGGATCCCTGCTGCAGCCAACTCAGCCCCATTTCACAAATAGGGAACAGTGACGTAAGGAGGGGGGCTGGGCCTGCTCAGGGACACATGGGGGCTGACCCCTCCCATGTCCTGGGATCTGGCCACTCGGTGGGCACTGTACGGAGTACCTTGGGGGAAGAGGTGGTTAGTTAGTGTCATTTTTATGAGCACatgaaggctcagagagaagTGATGAATCCAAGACCATACAGCTTAGAAGGGCCATACTCAAGTTAGAACCCAAGCCTGACTGACCCCAAAGCCCACTGGCCACCCAGCCACCAGGGAGAATGAGGCCACGGGCATGGTTGCAAGCCTAGGGCTCTCTCCCTGGGAGGCAAGTTTGCGGAGGCAAGGATGCCAGAGTGCATGAAAGACACACATGggctccctccctgggccttggGGACCTCTCCACCCAGACCATACCCAGGCATGGAAGAACATTATAGGGGGTGTCACAGGTCACAGCAGGAAATCAGAAATCAGACAACTTACACGAGCTGTTCCAAGCATCATGGCTCATTGGGTCAGTGATTTATTGCACACCAGGATGAGGTAAGGGGACCAGGAGGGGCCCCGGGTCCTCCATGCCATCAGAACCAGCATCTTTGGCCATGAGAAGTTGTTCAGGTGAATCTGCCTCACAGCTCTCGCAGTCAGCTTCCAGCccaaggcagggaggcagggacttCCAGGGACCCAGGCCGCCCAGAGGCCTGGAACTTAAGTAAGGCATCAATCTCCATCCCTAACAACTGCTTCTAGTGGGAACTGTTCTTCCCCAAACTCATTACATCACATATCAGTTCAGCAAGGCCCTGCCACTTCAAGCTCAGAACTACACACAGACCCCCCCCACGGCAGAGCACCTCCTACCACATGCATCTCTCTCAGCCCTCCTCAGAGGCTCCGGCAATCTCAAGGTTCAATGTTCTCAATTAGAACACACGCTTCAGGTCCTGTTCCTTCCTTGCCGTGACCAGCCTGCCGAGCTAGGCCCTCTCTGGGCATGGCTGCCACTTCTGTTACAGAGGGAGGGGAACAAGCTGAGGGCTCCAAGtctctctgccctgctccccacccccacggcaTCCCTTCTACTGCCAGCCCTAACCCACCCTACACTACCCCCAGAGGCTTAACCATCCTCCCTGCTTGCTAAGCACTTCAtctgtcccccccaccctggGTGGGAATGGCTTAAGGCTCCACTCCTGGCCCCAGGATGAGCCCGCTCAGCATCGAGGGCTTAGAGAGGCAAGTCAGATGCCGAGGTTGAGGGGAGGATGGGAAGTGGGGCTCCCAGCTGGAGACTACCGCTGcctccccacccaacccccatGCCCAGGCTGACCCTCCATAGCCCCTTCCATATTACATCCCTGCTCCATCTCCACCTGCTGTCCCCGCAGCTCCCTTTCTCCGATTCAGCCTGGCCGAGGGGCTGCACTGGCCACTTTCCCACAGCCTCCCAGGCCGAGGCTCAGAGCCTCTTCCAAATAGTACCAGAGTTGCTAGTCAGAGTCCTCCCTCCATCCACCAGCGCTCCCTAGCCTGTTCCTCCTCAGCTGGGTCACCTTCGGGGAGGGACAGACAGCTCACTACCTCTGGGGGCAGCCCCGACCTCTGCTGATCCTCTTTCTTGTTGCCCCTAGTGAACTCCCAACACGCCCTCAAGTCAGCTCCTAGGAACAACTCCTGAGACGCCTCACTttcacacgcacacaaacacaccacaCTCTGGGAATGCCTGGGAAGGGAGTATACAGTTTTGTTGGGGGAGGAAGTAGGCAGCCACTTTCTGAGTCCCAGCTCCATCAGTCCCAAAGTCTGATAGTTCTCTGAAGGTAACTTCCAGTGTGAAGACTGGGCGGGATGGGCAAAAGAGTTGATAGAAGGAAAGGAGGTCAGGGGACTGGATGCTAGAACCTCCAAGGCTATCAAACAGGCCCCAACACCCGCGGATCAGGCCCTGGGGCCTCACACGGGGAACAACGACCCCTTGCCGGGCTGGGCTGAACCTGAACTGTTGGGCGGAGcacagaggagcagaggaggagcgGGGCTGAGGGTTCCACTCACTGGCAGGTAGTACATCCCGTCCAGGGGCCCCGCCTCGGAGGCCCAGGGTACATGGGGGCCGCTGAAGGCCTGTGGGCCGGGGGACGGCGGCATTGAGAGGCCCGGGATAGGCCCATAGGCGGGCGGGTAGAGGCCAGAGCCCGGGGCTAGCGGGGTGTAGACGCGGCGGGGTGGCCCCGGGGGCGACGGCGGCAGCAGCACCTCTACGTATTGCCCGCTTTCGGGGTCGAAGAGCAGCCGTAGCCGAGGCTGCCGCGGCGCCTCCACAAAGTAGTAGCGGCCGCTCTCGGGGTCCACCAGGACCTTCCCAGCGTACGCGGTCCCAGGTGGCCTGCGCGCCCCCTGGAAGGAACCTTCGGGGGACCGGTCCATCGGAGGCGCCGAGGCGGCacggggctggggcggggctgtTCTGCGGGCCGACGCCTGGGGCTCCCGCGGGACAGACGACCGGACCTCAGTCGCAGGCTCGAGGGCTACAGGGGGAGCCTCCAATTTGGGCGCTATCCCAGGGCTCGAGCTAGGGTGCGCCTgaggggagctggggcagggtggTCGGGGTGGTTGGGGCCCGGCCGGCCCGATGGGCGACTGCTGGGGTGAGGTGCGAGCGCCGCCTAGAGGGCTGTTCCGCCCCTCGCCGTCGGGGACCAGGCCCTGGGCCTCAGCGTCCCGGTTCTCTCTGCCAGCACCGCGCGCCAGAACTCCCCCGGCTCCCTCTGGCCGGCGGCCCAAGACCAGTGCACCAGGCAGGCGGATCTCAGTGCGCGCGAAGGGTTTTGCCGTGCTGTTCTCTGCTCTCCGCCTCAGGACCCCGTTGGGCTGCGAAGCGTCCCGGGGGACTGGGTCAGGAGGCGGCTCTGGGGGCTCGTAGGGGTGCGTCACAACCGGAAGAAAGTCCTTGAGATAAACAGAAGTGTagtgagctggggctggggacccCAGCGCCTGGAACTCTTGTGTCTTGGATGCGCCGCCCTCCTCCCCGCGGGGTTCCGCAGGAGGCACAGGCCGCCCCAAAGCTGGGGTTCCCGCGGAGAAGCTTGGCGCGTACGTGGTCTTCACCATCTTGCGCACGTCGCGGGGCCGCGGGATGGCCACGCGCGGCCGTCCGGAGGCGGCTTCTCCCGGGCCCAAGGCTTCCCGGTGCACATCGGCCTCCAGGGTACCCACGGGGCGACTGAGGCGCAGCTCAGGTGCAGCCACTTCTGGCGACGGCTGACTGCCTCGGAAGGCAAGATCCCGCCTCTCCCGCGTGGACTGCCTCGGCGCCTCTGTGAGCTCGGGAGTCCCGGCTGCGGACGGCCCAGGCAGCTCGAGCTCCTCTTGTCCTATCCCATTCAGAGCTTCCGACGCAGATACCATCGATGAGCCCTGCTGTGTGCGATCCCACGTCTCTTGGGGAGATGGGTTCCACGTCCCATTAGTACGATCTGGTGCCTCCCATGAGGACAGGGCCGGCGGGGACGGGTTCCTACAGCTCGCTGTGGCATTCCTAACTGCAGGTTGCCGAACCTCCGATAGGGAAGGAGCTTCGGGGGATGGGCTTCTTGTCCTGGCAACACCGTGATTCCATTGGGGAAGGGTCGGTGGGGAAGGGCTTCTGCGGACAGTTTCCTCAACAGCGGCATCCTGATTTCCCCATGCAGATGATGCCTCAGGGAACGACGGGCTACTTACCCTCCGAATAGCCCGATTCCACGGGGGCAGATTCTGGGGGGACGGGCAGTGTGGACCTCGTATCGTCCCATTTGGAGCCTGCCACAGCGGGGACGAGCTCCTTGGTCTCCCAGCCTTACTCGGAACTTCCCGGGGGGCCGTAGACTCGAAAGGCGGACTTTGTGCCCTCAGGACGGTTCGATCCAGAGTCTCTCGCGGGAACTGAGTCTTGAGTTCCTGACTGTGAGCCTCCTGAGTCTTCTCCCCTGACTGCAGGAAGATGCTGGAACTAACCGGACCCAGCGGCTCGGTCCCCGGCGCGGGCTTGTCGCGCCGAATCGCGCGCTCTCGGAGGCTGGGCCACGGCCGTGGTGCCCTGGTGGGGGCTGAACTATAGTGCACGCGGGGTGGCCGAGACCTGGCCTCCTCCAGGACCTTTCGGGTACTGCGGGCCGTTTCCCGAGTCGCACACTCTGGCCGCCCCGTGGGCCCGAAGGTGGCGCTGCCCGGGGCAGGGGCCGCAGGGCTCAGTTTTCTGGCCAGTGCTGTCTGCACTAGGCCCGCGGCTTCCTGCAGGCGGCCCAGCGACTCGTCCAGGGAGCCAGTGCGCAGAAGCAGTCGGGGGCGCGGTGCTCCCGCCTCCCGCGGCGGACTCCGGGGCCGGGGGCGCAACTCGATCTGACGCTTGGGCACCGTCCGGGTCCTAGCGGGCGCGTCGCGCTCCTCCAGCGCCACCTCCACACACTCGAACTGCGCTGGGGTCCCAGGACTCGGCCCGCGGGGCCGCAGCTCCAGGTAAGTGGCCCAGCGGGAGCCACCGTCGGGGGTCTGGGGCGTCGGTGTGGCGGGAGCCGGAGTCGCGGGCCCGGGCGGAGAGAGGCTGCGGAAAGCCCGCTTGGTGAGTTGTTGCACCTCGCTATCCGCCGCGTCCGAGCGGCTGAACAGAGCCCCGGCGCCGAAGATGACTTCCATCTCCCCCGACGGCAGCATGcgcagctggggctggggtggccgCGGGCGGGAGCCCGGGCCTCGCGGGAAACCCGAGCCGGGCCCGAGCTGCTGGCGGCTATTCTGGGCGCTGACGGACAGGCGAGGCTGCGCGCCCGCCCCCAGCGCAGGGGCCACCCCGGGCCAATTCGCCCGGCACTCCGCGTCCGGCCCGGCGTCCGGGGGCTCTGGAGAACCCGGGGCCGTGTGGTAGGAGCCTGACGAACCGGAGGAGTCCTGACGCCGGGCGGGGGCCGCAGGCAGCTGCCCTGGGAGGCCGGGCAGGGCTGGCCGGGCGAGCGCGGTCAGCATGGTGGGGCTGGACGCCGCGCACTACCTCCCTCACGTTCGCCTCCGCCGGTGCCGCGGACGCCCGCACTGTCCCCGCCCCACCCGCAGATGTCGTGGGGTCACCGCGCCTTAAAGCGGCCGCGTCCGCGTCCGCTCGCGAATCGGTGGCGTCGCCAACGGGACAGCCTTGGGCCCTGGGCTTCGCTTTTCTAACCTTCTTCTCTGGTGCGGGCCAGAGGCCTAGGAGGGCTCTCCAGCCTCGGGCTGACAGGAAGGTGAGGGATGGGCAGGTGTCCTGTTGGAAGCCAGGAGCTAGGCCTAACTCTGCTCTTCACAGGCTAGGAAAcaggctgagcagggaccacCTGCCTGAGGTCAAGCACCGTGGCGTGTGGATCAGAATGTGAGCCAGGGGACCAGGACCACACTTTTGGGTCGGGCAACTCAGGTCTTCTGAGCAATTTCATCTTCCCCTTAGCCCCCAGTGTCTTCCCATCACCCCAGTGCACCCCTTCTCCCTGGCCCTCTCATCACTTGTCCCAGCTAGAGTTCATAAGGGTGCACTCACCACTTTCTTTGACCCATCACCCCACAATCTTTGATGGAGGAGCATTGCTTGGAGGGCTCCCCCAAATCCAGAAGTGCTAGGGCCTCAGGAAGGTGCTGTCCCTTGCTGGACCCATTGCCTTTAGTGGGAACATACTGGAAGGGGCTGGAGTGGATAGCTGTAACTTTTACAGATGGCCTTGGTACCTAGAACAAGCCCTAGATGCTGATGTGGGGTCTCTTAGGACCCTTTGGGGTAGCTGTAGCCCCCTCTCTAAAGCCTCTCTGAGGCAGAAAGAGCTCTGTGCTCCCCCAGGCACTTGCAAGGCCCTCACTCCAGCCCCCACCAACTCAGGACTCACCCTGGGGACAGGCACTGGTGGGGAAGCAGCCACCACCTGTCACTGTCCTGGGATAATGACAGTGGGCACCATTTGCCTTTAAACTTCTGGCTTCAAGTTCCTGCTATGATTCAGGCCCTGGCTGGCCTTAGAGCAAAAGCACCAGCacctccccctctcctgtgcaCTCACCCTCACACTGACCCAGGTTAGGCTAGACTTCACAAATCTGACTCAGCCTCCCCAGTGGGTCTCCTGCCTGGGTGTGTCCCCATGATCACCTAGCCATCAGTGATGCCTTGTGAAAGGATCAAACTTGCCCATCATCTAGCCCTGCATATGTAAACTTAGCAAGTCATTGCCCCTTCAGAGACTGTTCTCCCAACTTAAAAATAGACAGAGCAttgtccttttcccttccttccccttgtGAAGAGTCAGTCGAGCCTCTGTTTGGGGGAAGTGTAAGAGGGTACAAGTGTGATTCACAGGTATAACAGTCTTGTTATATGATGGAAATGGATTTCCCAAATTCACTGTGGGACTGGAACCGACTTTGATGTCTCTGGTcagggcttctctctctctctcacacccacacccacacccacacccacacacacagccctTCCTGCTCTATAGCCAAGTTGGGAGAGTTAAATTTACCAGGGcgctgggagtggggtggggtgtttACAGGTAACCAGGGGTAACCAGAGCTGTTTACATAGGGAGGGGATTAAATACCAAGAGTAGGAAGGACAGTGCCTATTAGACAACAAAGTAGTCCTCCCCTAGGCTACACCCCCACGGTTCCCCTCCCCCTACCAcccaagggagggaaggaagtggcAGGGGCTGGAGACTTGAGCATCATCCTTTTCTGAGCTCAGGAGTGGCCTGGAAGGTGGTGGTCCAAGGCCTGTCCCTGACCCAATCCTTGGTAACTTGATTCTCCCTTCTGTCACCAAGGCCCTCCAGGAGacaggcaggaaggaaaaaaaaagaacaccttctgcttcttcccctgcctcttccctggGAATCAGGTCACTGGTGAGGCCTGTGATGGCAGAGGCCGGGACCCACAGGGATAGGAAGGATAGGGATGGGGACCCCCACAGCAGAGAAGGCAGAGGTCGGGCATTACAGCCAGTGAACAGGAAGGCGAcgaccattttatttttccctgggACGCTGGTGGCTCCGGCCCTGACGCGTCCCCGAGGCTTTCTTATGCTTCTGGTCCAGCACTTGGGCCATGTAGTTCTCTTGCTGCTTCTGGATCCGGTAGTCAGACATGTGATTCCTGCAACGGAGCCGGCTGGGCATGGGCTGGGGGCAGTATAGGGTAGGGGCCAGAGAGCTGGCTCCCCACTTCCATCAACaacccccagcctggcccagacCCCTCACCTGAAGATCTGTTTCTGCTGGCTGATAACTTGCTGCAACTCCTTAATCTCATTCTCTTTGCCATTAAGTATATCTTCTTGCTTTATAATGTGAGACTCAATTTctgtgggggagagaggaagggaggaggggtggtTCCCATCCCAAGGGCTCCTTCCTGAGATAAGGCATTCATTCCCTTACAGGTCTTTTAAGAACTtggctccccccacccaggggTTCTCCACGAGTAGCTGCTAACACCTTAGTAAGAATGAGTTTATTATGGAGTTGTGACAGGCTGGTGGCTGAGGGGCGCAATGTCTGATGATGTGTCAGTGATTTCACAATTCTATTCTGGACCAGGTGACCCACATGAGGGCAGACGAAGGGCCTTGCAGAGAGGTGGACAGTGCTGCCCAAAGGCAGGAGGATGAACGGCTCCTGCCCTTAATTCCTGCCGATCTGTACAGATATGACCTCCTTGGCAAGACCCCTCCCAATCTAAAAGTACATCCCCTCTTAATAGTTCCtatccctgctttctttttcttagccCTTATAGCTAACATACCATATATTTTACTCACTTGTCTTCTTCCCTACTGGGATTTATATCCATAAATGCATAaggataaagatttttttacatttactgcTTTAACCCTAAGGTctaaaacagtacctggcatatagaagGTGCCCAACAAATTTATTTGTGGAGTGAATGAACAGGATAGCCTCTGGGGGTTTAGGACTTAGAAATATCACTTAGTTCATTCAGTCATCTCAATCCCAGCAGACCTACTAAGGGCCAGTTGGATGCCCAGCCCTGTGCTAGGGCTTCAGGGGAGAAGACAGGGTCCCTACCCTCAAGGAGGCAGCTCCTGAAAGAGAGTTAAGACTCCGAAACTGACCAGAACACAGAACAAGGCAATGTTTCAACAGCGTTAATATTGATGAGACAGTATTACcactttgggcaagttgcctcCTTTTCTAGacccgtttcctcatctgtaatgggGACGGGGACAGCCCCTGTTCCACAGGGGCGTGAGGAGCACCCAGGGAGATAGTGGTGGCAAAGCTTACCCCCACATTAAGTGCTCATTAGACGCAAGGATGATTTTTGTGTCTTGTATCAAAATTGAAAGAGGCTGTAGGGATCTAGAGGGTGCTTCATTTATATGAACTGTTCCTTGAGGAGCCCTGGAAAATTCTGATCCCATTGCCTTTAAAGACTGGATGAACATTGACTAGAACACAAACTCTAAAAATGCAGAAATGCTGAAGCATTGAAGGTTTCAGAAGAAAAGACTTGGTAAAAAGTTAAGGCACGGCAAAGAAAAGAGGAGACAAACAAagacacaggggaagggagagaatgaaaATGAGCTATGTGGGTCACAGAACCAGGATTGTTGAACCTTcttcccaaggtcacccagatTGATTGATTGTGAAGTTCTTTTGGGAAAAGGCATCAGAAATTTAtatgaatcttttaaaacaaatgagagataaatttaaaataaatagcacCTAATGAGAGAATGGTTAGAAAATCcctttgagaaaaataagaaactttgTAAGTGTAAAAACCAAACTAAACCCACATAAAGGGAGGTTGGAGGGTAGGGAGGGCACAGGCCAGggaaggctcaggtcatgacattTGCTCAGGCTTGTGTCCCAATAGAGGGGTTTGGGACATTCTGAGGGGAATTAGCCATGTTCCATCCCCATCGCATACACACATGCACCTTGCACAAGCAGAGCCCTCTGGCCTTGACTAATCTCTAGGAAATGCTCTGGCACCACCAGGAAAGAAGTCTACGTTCCTTTTAGGGAAATGGGGGTGGATAggtagagagggaggaaggactgGGGTCCAGTGGCCTTGGGTATGGAGGCAGTGACTACAGGTTGAGCCCCAGGGGGCCCCAATGGGAGCCCTTGATCAAACAGCCATGGGGCCTGTCAGCCCACCTAGTCAGATCAAGACATCAGCCTGCTGGCATCTTACCAGTGAGAGTACTCACCAAGGGAGACAGAGGGCTGGATTGAGGGGTATGGGGTGCCCAAGACTCCAGGTGGCAGCCCATCAGGAGGGACCCTGAATCTCTTTTGGACTTGGGCTGGTCTTTGGCCTACTCAAAATTGGCTGCAATGCATGAAGCAGGTTACATATGGAATTCATATCTATTTCTTAATAGATATGAATAGGTAAAGGGAATTTAGTGTCCTGGGGAACTAAAAAGGGGGTCCTAAGATCTAGGGCCACTGGATGGCTGACAGAAAGTGCCCCCAAACTCACAGCACCAACTGAGCCAACAAGTGGCCACAGACATCTGGCACAGAGCAGAGATGAAAATTA from Neomonachus schauinslandi chromosome 7, ASM220157v2, whole genome shotgun sequence includes the following:
- the MZB1 gene encoding marginal zone B- and B1-cell-specific protein; translated protein: MRLSLRLLLLLGAWAIAGGFRDRAPLTATAPQLDDEEKYSAHMPAHLRCDSCRAVVYQMWQHLAKAEAKLHTPGSGGQRRELSESVYTDVLDQSCTQTWQGYGVREVNQVKRLTGPGLSKGPEPSISVMITGGPWPTRLSTTCLHYLGEFGEDQIYEAHQQGRGALEALLCGGPQGACSEEATVTRTEL
- the PROB1 gene encoding proline-rich basic protein 1; its protein translation is MLTALARPALPGLPGQLPAAPARRQDSSGSSGSYHTAPGSPEPPDAGPDAECRANWPGVAPALGAGAQPRLSVSAQNSRQQLGPGSGFPRGPGSRPRPPQPQLRMLPSGEMEVIFGAGALFSRSDAADSEVQQLTKRAFRSLSPPGPATPAPATPTPQTPDGGSRWATYLELRPRGPSPGTPAQFECVEVALEERDAPARTRTVPKRQIELRPRPRSPPREAGAPRPRLLLRTGSLDESLGRLQEAAGLVQTALARKLSPAAPAPGSATFGPTGRPECATRETARSTRKVLEEARSRPPRVHYSSAPTRAPRPWPSLRERAIRRDKPAPGTEPLGPVSSSIFLQSGEKTQEAHSQELKTQFPRETLDRTVLRAQSPPFESTAPREVPSKAGRPRSSSPLWQAPNGTIRGPHCPSPQNLPPWNRAIRRVSSPSFPEASSAWGNQDAAVEETVRRSPSPPTLPQWNHGVARTRSPSPEAPSLSEVRQPAVRNATASCRNPSPPALSSWEAPDRTNGTWNPSPQETWDRTQQGSSMVSASEALNGIGQEELELPGPSAAGTPELTEAPRQSTRERRDLAFRGSQPSPEVAAPELRLSRPVGTLEADVHREALGPGEAASGRPRVAIPRPRDVRKMVKTTYAPSFSAGTPALGRPVPPAEPRGEEGGASKTQEFQALGSPAPAHYTSVYLKDFLPVVTHPYEPPEPPPDPVPRDASQPNGVLRRRAENSTAKPFARTEIRLPGALVLGRRPEGAGGVLARGAGRENRDAEAQGLVPDGEGRNSPLGGARTSPQQSPIGPAGPQPPRPPCPSSPQAHPSSSPGIAPKLEAPPVALEPATEVRSSVPREPQASARRTAPPQPRAASAPPMDRSPEGSFQGARRPPGTAYAGKVLVDPESGRYYFVEAPRQPRLRLLFDPESGQYVEVLLPPSPPGPPRRVYTPLAPGSGLYPPAYGPIPGLSMPPSPGPQAFSGPHVPWASEAGPLDGMYYLPVSGTLSPAPPLLLCAPPNSSGSAQPGKGSLFPV